In Arthrobacter sp. SLBN-83, one DNA window encodes the following:
- a CDS encoding HNH endonuclease signature motif containing protein → MGTSLGVAAAAEGVHACVAALDALNVLEREDAFLAAGVGIGPDFDVLQRRYEIRLERLEVIARMEARLSAMKARDAGEAMEIQQALMPPDASVTDRTYAEMSVVEEIAGVLTISSAAAAAFVDQSRKVCSLPLVFEALSTGVVSWQHAKVIAGETDGLDPAGAAALVAHFFDPDTPNPARGAAPGELVPSRFRAKVRGWRERHHPESIEKRHVKGVADRRMEYAPDRDGMAWVSLYLPGDTACAIWNRSTAIARGLQGPDEPRTLTQLRPDIAASQLLGAGHTLRGTVNAVDTTDNAPTSAVVTEIGKVPTPRADVLVMVPVLSLLGATDEPAVLDGLGPIPASMARKLVADGADSFYRVLVDPRDGAPLEIGRKSYRLPETIKRWIRMRDAKCTFPGCTNGTPDNETDHLQAWEHCGTTGTTNLAQLCPKHHRLKHHSRWTPDPATDNDPPGWTSPTGRHYKSEHPDTEPPHWPPGILPIEAVARATEDLEWEPLLADMPNWPDRPPEEPPSENLLDSSGLCPTDPLWDDFYAQPFNLPPDPWKDWERLKS, encoded by the coding sequence ATGGGAACCAGCCTTGGGGTGGCAGCGGCAGCGGAAGGTGTTCATGCCTGCGTTGCTGCCCTCGATGCCCTGAATGTTCTGGAACGCGAGGACGCCTTCCTGGCGGCCGGCGTAGGTATTGGCCCTGATTTTGATGTGCTGCAGCGGCGGTACGAGATCCGGCTGGAACGGCTCGAAGTTATCGCCCGGATGGAGGCGCGGCTGTCCGCGATGAAAGCCCGGGATGCTGGTGAGGCCATGGAGATCCAGCAGGCCTTGATGCCGCCGGACGCGTCCGTCACGGACCGGACCTACGCCGAAATGTCCGTGGTGGAGGAAATCGCCGGGGTCCTGACCATTAGTTCGGCGGCCGCCGCTGCGTTCGTGGACCAGTCGCGGAAGGTCTGCTCCCTACCGCTGGTGTTCGAGGCGTTGTCTACCGGTGTCGTGTCCTGGCAGCACGCGAAGGTCATCGCCGGTGAAACCGATGGCCTTGACCCGGCCGGGGCTGCCGCCCTCGTGGCGCATTTCTTCGACCCCGACACACCCAACCCCGCCCGCGGGGCAGCCCCGGGTGAACTTGTGCCGTCCAGGTTCCGAGCGAAGGTGCGGGGGTGGCGGGAACGCCACCACCCCGAATCGATCGAGAAGCGCCACGTAAAGGGGGTCGCTGACCGGCGGATGGAATACGCCCCAGACCGCGACGGCATGGCCTGGGTCTCGCTCTACCTCCCCGGCGATACCGCCTGCGCCATCTGGAACCGGAGTACCGCCATCGCGCGCGGGCTCCAGGGGCCCGACGAACCACGCACCCTCACCCAACTCCGACCCGACATCGCAGCGTCCCAGCTCCTCGGAGCCGGCCACACCCTAAGAGGCACCGTAAACGCCGTGGACACCACCGACAACGCCCCCACTTCAGCGGTCGTCACGGAAATTGGCAAGGTCCCCACGCCGCGGGCAGATGTCCTGGTCATGGTGCCGGTGCTCTCCCTGCTCGGGGCGACGGATGAGCCGGCGGTACTTGACGGGTTGGGACCGATTCCGGCCTCGATGGCACGGAAACTCGTCGCCGACGGGGCCGACTCCTTCTACCGGGTCCTCGTCGATCCTCGCGACGGGGCGCCGCTGGAAATCGGCAGGAAGAGCTACCGGCTTCCTGAGACCATCAAACGCTGGATCAGGATGCGCGACGCCAAATGCACCTTCCCCGGCTGCACCAACGGCACCCCGGACAACGAAACCGACCACCTTCAAGCTTGGGAACACTGCGGAACCACCGGCACCACCAACTTGGCCCAGCTCTGCCCCAAACACCACCGGCTCAAACACCACAGCAGATGGACACCAGACCCAGCCACCGACAACGACCCGCCCGGCTGGACCTCACCCACCGGCCGCCACTACAAATCCGAACACCCAGACACCGAACCACCACACTGGCCACCAGGAATCCTGCCGATAGAGGCTGTTGCGCGCGCAACTGAGGATCTGGAGTGGGAGCCACTACTCGCGGACATGCCAAACTGGCCCGACCGGCCACCTGAAGAACCACCCTCCGAGAATCTGCTCGACTCCAGCGGCCTGTGCCCCACAGATCCACTATGGGACGACTTCTACGCGCAACCATTCAATCTGCCACCCGACCCGTGGAAGGACTGGGAACGGCTGAAGTCATAA
- the moaA gene encoding GTP 3',8-cyclase MoaA — protein sequence MSVQLGMPQPREEAASAVPGRRPADAPAGLADRYGRRATDMRLSLTDKCNLRCTYCMPAEGLEWLAKQAVMSGEEIVRIVKVGVERLGVRELRLTGGEPLVRHDLVDIIAALRRNHPDLPISMTTNGVGLARKAAALKGAGLTRINVSLDSLHEETFTKLTRRPFLDQVLAGVDAAWAAGLGPVKLNAVLMRGINDAESPQLLAWALERGYELRFIEQMPLDADHGWTRRNMITAAEIRELLSRDFVLSPDPRERDGAPAERFEVRRRVAGPADPEGPVLGTVGIIASVTEPFCSDCRRTRITAEGKIMSCLFSREEYDLLGLLRAGAGDAELAQRWQDAMWIKPKAHGMDHVGLDAPDFVQPDRSMSAIGG from the coding sequence ATGAGTGTCCAGCTAGGCATGCCCCAGCCGCGGGAAGAAGCAGCATCGGCTGTGCCCGGACGCCGCCCCGCGGATGCACCGGCCGGCCTGGCGGACAGGTACGGCCGCCGCGCCACCGACATGAGGCTGTCACTGACTGACAAATGCAACCTCCGCTGCACCTACTGCATGCCTGCCGAAGGCCTCGAGTGGCTGGCCAAGCAGGCGGTGATGTCCGGCGAAGAAATCGTGCGGATCGTCAAGGTGGGCGTTGAACGGCTGGGTGTCCGGGAGCTGCGGCTGACGGGCGGCGAGCCGCTGGTCCGGCACGATTTGGTGGACATCATCGCGGCCCTGCGGCGCAACCACCCCGACCTTCCGATCTCGATGACCACCAACGGCGTTGGCCTGGCCAGGAAGGCGGCAGCGCTGAAGGGCGCCGGGCTGACGCGCATCAACGTGTCGCTTGATTCCCTGCACGAGGAAACGTTCACCAAGCTGACCCGCCGCCCCTTCCTGGACCAGGTCCTGGCCGGTGTGGACGCGGCCTGGGCTGCCGGGCTGGGACCGGTCAAGCTGAACGCTGTCCTGATGCGCGGGATCAACGATGCCGAGTCACCGCAGCTGCTGGCCTGGGCCCTGGAGCGCGGGTACGAGCTGCGGTTCATCGAGCAGATGCCGCTCGACGCGGACCATGGCTGGACGCGCCGGAACATGATCACCGCCGCCGAAATCCGGGAGCTGCTGTCCCGGGATTTCGTCCTCAGTCCAGATCCCCGGGAACGTGACGGCGCCCCCGCGGAACGCTTTGAAGTACGACGCCGGGTGGCCGGCCCTGCGGATCCGGAGGGCCCGGTGCTGGGGACGGTGGGGATTATCGCCTCCGTCACCGAGCCGTTCTGCTCCGACTGCCGGCGCACCAGGATCACCGCCGAAGGCAAGATCATGAGCTGCCTGTTCTCACGGGAAGAATACGATCTGCTGGGCCTGCTGCGGGCGGGCGCCGGCGACGCGGAGCTGGCGCAGCGGTGGCAGGACGCCATGTGGATCAAACCCAAAGCGCATGGCATGGACCACGTGGGACTGGACGCCCCGGACTTCGTCCAGCCGGACCGCAGCATGAGTGCCATCGGGGGCTGA
- a CDS encoding molybdopterin-dependent oxidoreductase: MAAVAGGVAAGELLAGFASPSLSPLTAVGGVVIDGVPPGVKDWAISLFGTADKAALLTGMALVIAGLAALAGVLELRRRFAGAGVVGVFGLAGAAAVLTRSQVTPVAVALPLLAAGAAVVLLRLLAGRVAAWEATASTGDAESAPDPTAAGSRRRFLQALGGTAALTAAAGVLAGIWRGATTAVSEARARITLPVPASPAPPIPAAAESGVAGTPPLVTPNRDFYRIDTALTVPAVNPDTWVLKVTGMVARDLQLSFADLMAKPLTERHITIACVSNNVGGDLIGNARWLGWPVRDLLGLAEPQPGADMVLSRSADGWTAGTPLEVLTDNRDALLAVGMNGEPLPLEHGFPVRLVVPGLYGYVSATKWLTELKVTRFADDAGYWTPRGWSERGPIKTSSRIDVPRSGWPLSPGTVVFAGVAWAQHTGIGKVEVRLNRGPWREAELAPGISADTWYQWKLAIDLTPGQYEVQVRATDLNGRPQDETFRPPAPDGATGFHTVRVDVKS, from the coding sequence ATGGCGGCCGTCGCCGGGGGTGTCGCGGCGGGGGAGCTGCTGGCCGGGTTCGCCAGCCCCTCCCTTTCCCCGCTGACCGCCGTTGGCGGAGTGGTGATCGACGGTGTTCCCCCCGGTGTGAAGGACTGGGCCATCTCCCTTTTCGGTACGGCTGACAAGGCTGCCCTGCTGACGGGCATGGCGTTGGTCATCGCGGGGCTGGCCGCGCTGGCCGGGGTGCTTGAGCTCCGGAGACGGTTCGCCGGTGCGGGCGTGGTGGGAGTCTTCGGACTCGCCGGAGCGGCAGCCGTGCTGACGCGTTCCCAGGTGACCCCGGTGGCTGTTGCGCTTCCGCTCCTGGCCGCGGGTGCCGCCGTCGTGCTCTTGCGGCTCCTGGCAGGGCGGGTGGCGGCGTGGGAGGCCACTGCTTCAACCGGCGATGCCGAAAGCGCACCCGATCCCACAGCTGCCGGCTCCCGCCGCCGCTTCCTCCAGGCCCTGGGAGGCACCGCGGCGCTGACTGCCGCTGCCGGCGTGCTGGCGGGGATCTGGCGCGGGGCCACCACCGCGGTCAGCGAAGCCCGGGCACGCATCACCCTTCCAGTGCCGGCATCTCCCGCGCCGCCCATCCCGGCCGCTGCGGAGTCCGGCGTGGCGGGAACGCCGCCGCTGGTCACACCGAACCGGGACTTCTACCGGATCGACACAGCCCTCACCGTTCCGGCGGTCAACCCGGATACCTGGGTCCTCAAGGTCACCGGCATGGTGGCCCGGGATCTCCAGCTCTCCTTTGCGGACCTGATGGCGAAACCCCTGACCGAACGCCACATCACCATCGCCTGCGTCTCAAACAACGTGGGTGGGGACCTGATCGGCAACGCCCGGTGGCTGGGGTGGCCGGTCCGGGACCTGCTGGGCCTGGCGGAGCCGCAGCCGGGAGCCGACATGGTGCTCTCGCGCAGCGCCGACGGCTGGACCGCCGGGACGCCGTTGGAGGTGCTGACGGATAACCGGGATGCCCTGCTGGCCGTAGGCATGAACGGGGAGCCGCTGCCCCTGGAGCACGGCTTCCCCGTCCGGCTGGTGGTCCCCGGCCTTTACGGCTACGTTTCTGCGACCAAGTGGCTGACCGAACTCAAGGTCACCAGGTTCGCCGACGATGCCGGGTACTGGACCCCGCGGGGCTGGTCCGAGCGCGGGCCCATCAAGACGTCGTCGCGCATCGACGTGCCCCGCAGCGGCTGGCCGCTCAGCCCGGGGACCGTTGTTTTTGCCGGCGTAGCCTGGGCCCAGCACACGGGCATCGGGAAGGTGGAAGTGCGGCTCAACCGGGGGCCATGGCGGGAAGCTGAGCTGGCGCCCGGCATCTCCGCCGATACCTGGTACCAGTGGAAGCTGGCCATCGACCTCACTCCGGGGCAGTACGAAGTCCAGGTCCGCGCCACCGACCTGAACGGCCGGCCCCAGGACGAAACTTTCCGGCCGCCCGCGCCTGACGGAGCCACCGGATTCCACACGGTTAGAGTGGACGTGAAATCCTGA
- a CDS encoding MoaD/ThiS family protein translates to MLVRYFAAARAAAGFEEEKFDLPDGATVADLVKAVAAVERAEPPTGTPPLPRILSRSSFLLNEVAVRDQATVLRPDDVVDVLPPFAGG, encoded by the coding sequence ATGCTTGTACGTTACTTTGCTGCCGCACGCGCCGCCGCCGGTTTCGAAGAAGAGAAGTTCGACCTGCCCGACGGCGCCACGGTGGCTGACCTGGTGAAGGCCGTAGCCGCCGTGGAGCGGGCGGAGCCCCCAACGGGAACCCCGCCGCTTCCCCGGATCCTTTCCCGGAGCAGCTTCCTGCTCAACGAGGTGGCCGTGCGGGACCAGGCAACTGTGCTGCGTCCCGACGACGTGGTGGACGTGCTTCCGCCCTTCGCGGGAGGCTAG